AGGCAGGCTCTCTGGCCACGGAGAGGGGAGGATTGCTCTGATTCAGTGGCCAGGTAGGAAAGCTGGCAGACGAGAGAGAACCGGTGTCTGAGGACGTCGGCTTTTTTGTTGTGGAAGAGAAGACGAACCCCCGGGGCCAAGGCCTCACCGCCACCCCAGGGGTTCAGAGGAGGTGAAAACTCACCCCCACCTCAATGCTAAGTCTACCGCAACTCGTCACAGTAGTCAAAAGGCTCCTTGCAGCGTGGGAAGGCGGCGATGCTGACTGGGGGGTGAAAGAAGCCCGTCCGTGTCCCTGCGGTTGCACGTTTCGCCACCGTCACGGCAGCTACTCCCGTTTCGTGGTGGTCGGGTTGTGTGACTTCCGGCTGGCGATTCCCCGGCTGTACTGCCCCTGGTGCCACAAGACAGAAGCGGTACTTCCGGGCTGGCTCAGCCGGCGCTCCGTGTACCCCGCCTGTTTCCGGCAGGCAGCCGTGGTGAACTACCTGGCGGGTGAAGGGGGTTACCGGCCCGTAGCAGCCGAGTTCCACCTGAACTGGGAACTGCTGTGGCAGTGGGTGGACCGGCTGGCCCATCAGGCCAAGGACCTGCTGGCGCAGTTGACCGGGCTCCTTCTCTGGTACGAGCCCGAGGGGAGGGCGGTTACGGCCTGGTCCGGCGAGCTCAGAAGGGGCGTCGATGCATACAGGGCCAAGACCCGAGACCCTGGCAAGCGGGAGAGCCTGGCCGCCATAGGCCCCCTGCTCACCTGTGCCCACCAGTTGTGGCGGGTTGGCACGACTGCGGGACTTGGCTGGGGTGAACCGGACCCGGTTCACCTCCTGGGCTTTCTCGATAGCTGCGTGAAGGCCCTCGGCTAACGGCAACACTCCCTCTTACTGCGACCTTCACCTAGTCCACGACATACTTGTCAGCACCAGCCAGGCCGATCCCACAGAAGGCTTGTCTCTGCGAGCCCGGGCCCGGGCGTTTAGACTTACCCCGGGAGGTGGCAAGGCATGGATGACCGGCCGACGCAGGTGGGTCTTTTCCGCTACAGCGTGATCGCTCCGCTGCTGGCCCCGGACCTCTCCACCGCGGAGCGGGTCCGCCTGCGGCAAGAGATCCTGGATCAGATGCACCTCGCGCCCGGGGAGAGCAAGGGCCGGAAGGTCTCCGCCCGCACCTTACGCCGCTGGCAGAAGGACTACCGGGAAAGGGGCTTTGCCGGCCTGCGGCCCCGAGCCCGCCGGGACCAGGGCAGGCCCCGACGGATGGATGCGGCCGTGCTCCAGAAAGCGGTGGCCCTGCGGGAAGAGGTGCCCGAACGCAGTGTCCGCCAGATCGTCGAGATCCTGACCCTGGACCCGGATACCCCGGTCCAAGCAGGGGAACTGAAATCTTCCACCCTGGCCCGCCACCTGAGGCGGCTTGGCAAGACCCGGTCCTTGCTGAAACTACCCAAGCAGGCTTACCGGCGGTACGAGAAGGACCGGCCCAATGCCCAGTGGCAATCGGACGTCTTCTACGGGCCGTTCCTGCCCGATCCCCAAGGCGAGATGCGCCGTACTTACCTGATCGCCTTCCTGGACGACCACTCCCGGCTGGTACCCCACGGCCAGTTCTACTGGGCCGAAGACCTGCCCAGCCTGCTGGACTGCTTCAAGAAGGCAATCCTGAAGCGGGGGATCCCTGCCCGGGTGTACTGCGACTATGCCGAAGAAAAAACTATGCCGAAAAAAGCCGGGGACGCGGTTTAAACCTACGCCTCTGGCTAAAAATTCGGCATAGTTTCGTGACTTTGCCGCGGTTTTGTGTCAACATCATCCTGTAAACAAATTTTTCAGGAGGTGTGATAATGAACAAAACCGGGAACAAAAACCTAAAAGAACTGATTAGCGCTGCACTGTCCGAAATGGAAAAGGCCCATTATTGTGGTATGTATATCCGACACATGAGAAACGCCTGTATGTTGCTGGAAGATATGGCTGTCAGGATGGGCAAGGATATGCTTGACGACGAGCTTTCGAAGGCGTTTATCGGCGATTCGTCGCATTTCAGGACAGGTGCGTACAGCAAATCCAGATTCAAGCGGCACAGGTTGTGTGTACAGATTTTAAGAACTTATCGGGACACAGGCGTTTGGCCTCCACCACCCCCCCCACGAGCCTGTTCTAGCTGGGCTGACCACGCCTCATCTCATTGAGGCGCACGCTTCATTCGCACGCCGCATGGGAGAAGAAATCGGGCTGAAGAAGAATACAATCGACGGATACAACCGCTTCGTTTATCACTTTCTTCTATACTGTGAAGGGAACGGGTGCCACACAACAGGGGAAATTCGAAGCGGGGACACCCCATCCTTCTTGGAAGCGTTGTGCAGGGATCGCTATCAACCCACCAGCATCGGTGCTCATCTTCCGGGCTTAAAGCTGTTTTTTTCA
This genomic stretch from Bacillota bacterium harbors:
- a CDS encoding helix-turn-helix domain-containing protein, producing the protein MDDRPTQVGLFRYSVIAPLLAPDLSTAERVRLRQEILDQMHLAPGESKGRKVSARTLRRWQKDYRERGFAGLRPRARRDQGRPRRMDAAVLQKAVALREEVPERSVRQIVEILTLDPDTPVQAGELKSSTLARHLRRLGKTRSLLKLPKQAYRRYEKDRPNAQWQSDVFYGPFLPDPQGEMRRTYLIAFLDDHSRLVPHGQFYWAEDLPSLLDCFKKAILKRGIPARVYCDYAEEKTMPKKAGDAV